Proteins found in one Pelobates fuscus isolate aPelFus1 chromosome 10, aPelFus1.pri, whole genome shotgun sequence genomic segment:
- the LOC134574688 gene encoding centrosome-associated protein CEP250-like, with translation MDKGQTGEEMTQGSVTGRDWLALQRELQISLDAQKRQAVLVEKLQAKVVLYRNRFQELQQSQEWSLSREGLELERALQRLEEEQHRCESLAVLNSLLREDLGDTQEANRILGEDIRKLTADWTGALDELKRKEEEWESEKELYDSRLKGEHSRLLQIWTDVVTFHRDFQELKTATDRDLTAVRADWTRCSRLLQASCSSITQWRLQGLDAVTSQDTQIPPAYLLVTWEQGVGSEGHGTQQMGLEPVGSSTQDFRQEVELDKPLTKVSKQELEAKDLLKKTSEIDIRIRTPWTEISEEEARSLRLQQEIREQDVIAVRSQLQTLELELMSLRSKLEASKHELSLMKSQHDASEEETRSLRLKSERSEKEVESMRSQLESSRQEVESMRLQFETSRQELALMSSQLETSRQEVKSVSSQLENSRKEEESMNTRLISVSSQLETSRQEVISVSSQLETSRQEVVLVKSKLITSREEVESMRSKLETSSHDLNSVNSQLQSSRQEVKLIKSQLEAAEEETALLRSKAEWLQSQIEASEYEIASFKKHTEEVEQERDTMRFQLERYLLEGESLKSRLKMYEKDMESQLQNNEQELQIRHNQSLIALESERSDLLQELVMLREELLQSRLEGDLSREEYRGLQNALHKAEKRIAELVVAQSRYKVEVGNLRDAAAKMGDLNQALSLDKVELNSVLQQMEQQMASLTERLQASERETALAQEHAQNCDGELSELRVEIVKQQLQLQESDRERDIVETELRFIQGKTERLQNREQSMWSQGDGSIINEQSTLHVQLGVAERECQELTESLNEIRSLKQSLESALFASQERASQLEINYNQLKMELATVLQSKETVQDELSILRAEQDTSEKRQRALSQRLCDMEKDCQEEVETLRESLKKERALRQMAEEQAERALDFQQSLQDTLKSERKIRDQLQSNLEEVTASLRQLESEASVLTSSLQKSHGEKEIVLDKLEHQAVIGKEREREMDILKQRIEELLEERETTLNKLERQVLSLEEMDRQITELRTTIQECNEQKETALTLQARLNLTVQEREREIRALKEQVLQVQKEREVVETTVEGREMENKALKDNIRELSKTLVENKIAAEQQIAQSEGDISTLKERVTELLQTLLEKEIEEQENGEKVKALESEVAELHQIVAEEQNESKQEKIMTEKGMEALREKLQNYTQVLVEKGRIIEDSEKENEALRQRLSELSQALTERDCIVQEAGREKQALREKMQDHEQDLIAKERVTKEELESLRDSLKKERALRKVSEEQAERALDFQQSLQDTIEREGIITKQLKGNLEEMTVSLRKLKSEESVLRSSLKKSQEEKDFILDKLEHQTVTGKEREREMDILKERIRELLDEKETTLKNLESQSLSLLERDQQIGELRETVQECNEEKETALMLQTRLNLTVQEREREIRTLREHVLQLQKEIDVVETTIKGIEMENKALKQNIRELSQSLTEKKIAAEQQITQSEEDISTLKERVTDLLQTLLEKENEEQENGEKVKALEMEIAELRQTLEEKQNETKQEKMMNENEMEALREKLKSFEQALQERDKKAKENERENEALRQTVKEKEREAELAGGDSNSLKEKMRDIEESLAEKERMMKEGERKNEQEAMALRQRLSELSQVLSEKEDKEEEAARKIKALREKIGDLEQALGEKEKTIQKKENEGEAMGSRLFELSQNLIERKRAVEKTGEENESLRVKIQNLEQSILEKERIISAGVREHTSLKQKLSNLSQSLTLKESVAEKAKMEVKTLRERAEELEEDLVEKERMIKKSEQENDTLRQRLSELFQALTEKEVVAEVAGGESKALRGKLRDLQHGLLEKDRMINTSERKNSTLTQKLSELSQTLTEKESLAEEAGREIKVLKEKIQDLEEALVENERDGTEEKTQNEREIKALKEKITELSDSLIEKRIREEEREGQLKALKGRIDVTTQALTERENDVAELLKEKKSLEMIITELFQDLTGQKHAYLVENPSLIETLELLANVLKEKKAQHLKEKLEGESLRHELSELLTEKENATEERGKEIEALREKMQNLGQTILEREKMLRAGEEENEKLRQRLSGLSEALTAKGRTTENTREENKALREDLRNRDRILAEKDKFIKECGRKNEQENMALRQRISELSQTLTEKESIAEEREQEIATLQEKIEKSTQTLIVKERLIKEGERENMSLRQELSEVSQALTDKKRVGEEAGKDLKGLREVNQDLGEKMLEKERMIEKIEKENKTLRQTLSELTQSLTEKQQIAEDIGGENKVLRENLRDLEQALSEKERIIKEGERKNKQETMDLRQRLAELSQALTEKARVAEEAEREIKALREKIEDLRQAQIEKETIIMENNRENKALRQKLPELSQALTEKESIVEEVEMEIKALRIKIQDLEQCLVEKERMIKVVERENMSLRQELSKKERVEVETGREIKALREKISEFMHGMSEKEEEIKAGERKDEALRNKLSELSLALTEKEKTAEDTRGVNKALRENLSELEQVLVEKEILIKEGETKNEQENMALRQRLSELSQILTEKETVVEEEEREIKALEQKIRDLEHAQIEKERMFMESQIENEELRQRLSKRSQALTEKESSVEEVRMEINALRHKIQDLEQSLVVKERMIKLSEKENTSLRRELSQALTETGRVAGESESEIKALKAKISDLRQGTLEKEEAIKAVERENKRLSQKVTDSVHVLKENEIYENERVQELKILGEEIGVLSALLDCKDINAEEHRDPGFSPTEEEQRISGEIKKLRKCIGKLKQALINKERIEEEEKSQHKEEKAAPRQTLKEHELTEGLKQVKFSQIGKLEQQIMEEDQEINDPGQKIQKPVSVFDKGLSDAEFGFTDLKNKDEKPSVHKSKNGYVKEESKVSMKETHWEGKVLHLERLEVEKREAALEEMHLEVDSLHQEKREAEQREELLMAKLKRMETTLRHTEAEQIAWKERARELEAERSSKDFTSAPAQGGISLQGRLEALHGAVARLENEKVAMENRNLQLSQTLQKVENERRNLRRELRKGTRISSQNSSGFQTQEDTEDSVVLRQNLADLERQVSRLQSQLHAERDHRSKYIQRCSRTTDDILVLRQNLNRSLAAVTSDPRPQVLETETARLNETLNHSLGIS, from the exons AGACTTAACAGCTGTGCGTGCTGACTGGACTCGATGCTCCCGCCTACTGCAGGCCTCTTGCTCCTCCATCACTCAATGGAGGCTGCAAGGACTCGATGCAGTTACATCACAAGATACACAAATCCCGCCAGCATACTTGCTGGTAACGTGGGAGCAAGGAGTGGGATCCGAAGGCCATGGAACTCAACAGATGGGATTGGAGCCTGTGGGATCATCAACACAGGATTTCAGACAAGAGGTGGAGTTGGATAAGCCACTGACTAAAGTCTCTAAACAGGAATTAGAAGCTAAAGATTTACTAAAGAAGACCTCAGAAATAGATATTAGGATAAGGACTCCATGGACCGAGATATCTGAAGAGGAAGCAAGGTCATTGAGATTACAACAAGAAATAAGAGAGCAAGATGTCATTGCAGTGAGATCGCAATTACAGACGCTAGAACTGGAATTAATGTCCCTAAGATCTAAGCTTGAGGCATCAAAGCATGAGTTAAGTTTGATGAAATCTCAACATGATGCTTCAGAAGAGGAAACCAGGTCATTGAGGCTCAAAAGTGAGAGGTCTGAAAAAGAAGTAGAATCAATGAGGTCGCAATTAGAATCTTCAAGACAGGAAGTTGAATCAATGAGGCTGCAATTTGAAACATCAAGACAGGAGTTAGCATTAATGAGTTCACAGCTTGAAACTTCAAGACAGGAAGTAAAATCAGTGAGCTCACAACTAGAAAACTCTAGAAAGGAGGAAGAGTCAATGAACACCAGACTAATATCAGTGAGCTCACAACTGGAAACCTCAAGACAGGAAGTAATATCAGTGAGCTCACAACTGGAAACCTCAAGACAGGAAGTAGTGCTGGTGAAATCAAAACTAATAACTTCAAGAGAGGAAGTAGAGTCAATGAGATCAAAGCTTGAAACTTCAAGTCATGATTTAAATTCAGTGAACTCACAACTCCAATCATCAAGACAAGAAGTAAAGTTGATAAAGTCACAGTTGGAGGCAGCAGAAGAGGAGACTGCATTACTGAGGTCAAAAGCCGAGTGGCTGCAATCGCAAATTGAAGCTTCAGAGTATGAAATAGCCTCTTTCAAGAAGCATACTGAAGAGGTAGAACAGGAGAGGGACACAATGAGGTTCCAACTTGAAAGGTATTTGCTTGAGGGAGAGTCTCTGAAGTCACGTCTTAAGATGTATGAGAAAGACATGGAATCCCAGTTACAGAATAATGAGCAAGAACTGCAGATCAGACA CAATCAGTCTCTTATTGCTCTTGAGTCAGAGCGTTCAGATCTACTTCAGGAGTTGGTCATGTTACGGGAAGAGCTGCTCCAGTCTCGTCTAGAAGGAGATCTGTCTCGTGAGGAGTACAGAGGCCTGCAAAATGCACTCCATAAG GCAGAGAAAAGAATTGCTGAGCTAGTTGTAGCACAGAGCCGATATAAGGTGGAAGTTGGGAATCTGCGAGATGCTGCAGCCAAAATGGGAGACTTAAACCAGGCTCTATCTTTGGATAAAGTGGAGTTAAATAGTGTCTTACAGCAG ATGGAGCAACAAATGGCTTCTCTTACAGAGAGACTTCAGGCgtctgagagagagactgctttAGCCCAGGAGCATGCGCAGAATTGTGACGGAGAGCTTTCTGAACTGAGAGTAGAGATTGTAAAGCAACAGCTTCAACTACAGGAGAGCGACCGTGAGCGAGACATTGTGGAAACTGAACTGAGATTCATTCAGGGAAAGACCGAGCGATTGCAG AACAGGGAGCAGAGTATGTGGTCTCAAGGAGATGGGTCAATTATTAATGAGCAGTCTACATTGCACGTGCAGCTTGGAGTGGCCGAGAGAGAGTGTCAGGAACTGACGGAAAGTCTGAATGAGATTCG CTCCTTGAAGCAGTCTCTAGAGAGTGCTCTCTTTGCATCTCAGGAGAGAGCATCTCAGTTGGAGATCAACTACAATCAACTGAAGATGGAGTTGGCTACAGTCCTACAATCTAAAGAGACAGTCCAAG ATGAACTTTCCATCCTCCGTGCTGAGCAAGACACATCAGAGAAGAGACAGAGGGCACTGTCACAGAGACTGTGTGACATGGAGAAAGACTGCCAG GAGGAAGTAGAAACTCTTAGAGAGAGTCTAAAGAAGGAGAGAGCCCTGAGACAGATGGCTGAAGAGCAAGCTGAAAGAGCACTAGATTTTCAGCAGTCTCTTCAGGACACACTTAAAAGTGAGAGAAAAATTAGAGACCAGCTTCAGAGTAACCTTGAGGAAGTGACTGCCTCTTTGAGACAGCTTGAGAGTGAAGCATCTGTTCTTACAAGCAGCCTGCAAAAGAGCCATGGTGAGAAAGAGATCGTCTTGGACAAGTTAGAGCATCAGGCTGTAATAGGAAAAGAGAGAGAGCGTGAGATGGATATTTTGAAACAAAGAATAGAAGAACTTCTTGAAGAAAGAGAGACCACTCTTAATAAGTTAGAAAGACAAGTTCTGTCTTTAGAAGAGATGGACCGGCAAATTACAGAGCTGAGAACAACCATTCAGGAGTGCAATGAACAGAAAGAAACTGCTTTAACTTTGCAAGCTCGTCTGAATCTGACTGTGCAAGAGAGGGAGCGAGAAATCAGGGCACTGAAAGAGCAGGTTCTGCAGGTCCAGAAGGAGAGAGAAGTTGTTGAAACCACCGTAGAAGGGAGAGAAATGGAGAACAAAGCTCTGAAAGACAACATTAGAGAGCTCTCAAAGACCTTGGTAGAAAACAAGATTGCAGCAGAACAGCAAATTGCACAGTCTGAAGGAGACATCAGCACTCTAAAAGAGAGAGTTACAGAGCTTCTGCAAACTCTACTAGAAAAGGAAATCGAGGAACAAGAGaatggagaaaaggtaaaagCATTGGAAAGTGAAGTAGCAGAGCTTCATCAAATTGTAGCAGAGGAACAAAATGAATCCaagcaagaaaaaattatgactgAAAAGGGAATGGAAGCTCTGAGAGAGAAATTGCAAAACTATACACAAGTTCTGGTAGAAAAGGGGAGAATTATAGAAGATAGCGAGAAAGAGAATGAAGCTTTGAGACAGAGATTGTCAGAACTCTCCCAGGCTCTAACAGAGAGAGACTGCATAGTGCAAGAAGCTGGAAGAGAGAAACAAGCCCTAAGAGAGAAGATGCAAGACCATGAGCAAGATTTAATAGCAAAAGAGAGAGTGACTAAG GAAGAATTAGAGTCCCTAAGAGACAGTCTGAAGAAGGAGAGAGCATTGAGAAAAGTGTCTGAAGAACAGGCTGAGAGAGCACTGGATTTTCAGCAGTCTCTTCAGGACACAATTGAAAGAGAAGGAATAATCACAAAGCAACTTAAAGGAAACCTTGAGGAGATGACTGTCTCTCTGAGAAAGCTCAAGAGTGAGGAATCTGTTCTTAGAAGCAGCCTTAAAAAGAGCCAAGAGGAGAAAGATTTTATTCTAGACAAGTTAGAGCATCAGACTGTaacagggaaagagagagagcgtGAGATGGACATCTTGAAGGAAAGAATAAGAGAACTTTTGGATGAAAAAGAGACCACTCTTAAAAACTTAGAAAGTCAGAGTTTGTCTTTATTAGAGAGGGACCAGCAAATTGGGGAGCTAAGAGAGACTGTTCAGGAGTGCAATGAAGAGAAAGAAACCGCTTTAATGTTGCAAACTCGTCTAAATCTAACTGTGCAAGAGAGGGAGCGAGAAATTAGGACTCTGAGAGAACATGTTCTACAGCTTCAGAAAGAGATAGACGTTGTTGAAACTACAATTAAAGGAATAGAAATGGAGAACAAAGCTCTAAAGCAGAACATTAGAGAGCTCTCACAGTCCTTGACTGAAAAAAAGATTGCAGCAGAACAGCAAATCACACAGTCTGAAGAAGACATCAGCACTCTAAAAGAGAGAGTTACAGATCTTTTGCAGACTCTACTAGAAAAGGAAAATGAGGAACAAGAGaatggagaaaaggtaaaagCATTGGAAATGGAAATAGCTGAGCTTCGGCAGACATTGGAAGAGAAGCAGAATGAGACCAAGCAAGAAAAGATGATGAATGAAAATGAAATGGAAGCTTTGCGAGAGAAGTTAAAGAGCTTTGAACAAGCTCTACAAGAAAGAGACAAAAAGGCAaaggaaaacgagagagaaaatgAGGCTCTGAGGCAGACtgtaaaagagaaagaaagagaagcagAACTGGCAGGAGGAGATAGTAATTCTCTAAAAGAGAAAATGAGAGACATCGAAGAATCTTTAGCAGAGAAAGAGAGAATGATGAAGGAAGGCGAGAGAAAGAATGAACAAGAAGCCATGGCTCTGAGACAGAGATTGTCAGAACTATCTCAGGTTCTTTCAGAGAAAGAGGACAAAGAGGAGGAGGCAGCAAGGAAGATTAAAGCACTGAGAGAGAAGATAGGAGATCTTGAGCAAGCTCTAGGAGAAAAGGAGAAAactatacagaaaaaagaaaatgaggGTGAAGCTATGGGATCGAGATTGTTTGAACTGTCTCAGAACCTAATAGAGAGAAAGCGTGCTGTGGAGAAGACAGGAGAAGAGAATGAATCTCTGAGAGTGAAGATACAAAATCTTGAACAATCTATTTTAGAAAAAGAGAGAATCATAAGTGCAGGTGTAAGAGAGCATACGTCTCTTAAACAGAAACTGTCCAACTTATCCCAGTCGCTAACATTGAAAGAAAGTGTTGCAGAAAAAGCAAAAATGGAGGTCAAAACACTTAGAGAGAGGGCAGAAGAACTTGAAGAAGATCTAGTGGAAAAGGAAAGAATGATAAAGAAATCTGAGCAAGAGAATGACACTCTGAGGCAGAGACTGTCTGAATTGTTCCAGGCCCTAACAGAGAAAGAGGTTGTTGCAGAGGTAGCAGGAGGGGAGAGTAAAGCTCTGCGAGGGAAGCTTAGAGACCTACAACATGGTCTTTTAGAAAAAGACAGGATGATCAATACAAGTGAGAGGAAGAATTCCACTCTTACACAAAAACTGTCAGAACTATCCCAGACGCTAACAGAGAAAGAGAGCTTAGCAGAAGAGGCAGGAAGGGAGATTAAAGTTCTAAAAGAGAAAATCCAAGATTTAGAAGAGGCTTTAGTAGAAAATGAAAGAGACGGAACGGAGGAGAAGACACAGAATGAGAGAGAGATTAAAGctctaaaagaaaaaataacagaACTCTCTGACTCTCTGATAGAAAAGAGAATACGTGAAGAGGAACGAGAAGGGCAGCTGAAAGCTTTGAAGGGTAGAATAGACGTGACTACCCAGGCTCTGACAGAGAGGGAGAATGATGTAGCTGAATTACTGAAAGAgaagaaatctttggagatgATTATAACAGAACTTTTCCAAGATCTAACTGGACAGAAGCATGCATATCTGGTAGAAAACCCGTCTCTAATAGAAACACTGGAATTACTGGCAAACGTTCTGAAAGAGAAGAAAGCACAACATTTGAAAGAAAAGTTAGAGGGGGAGTCTCTGAGGCATGAACTGTCTGAACTTCTAACAGAGAAAGAGAatgctacagaggagagaggaaaAGAGATTGAAGCTCTTagagaaaagatgcaaaaccttgGACAAACTATTTTAGAGAGAGAAAAAATGCTCAGGGCAGGAGAAGAAGAAAATGAGAAGTTAAGACAGAGATTGTCAGGACTATCAGAGGCTCTAACAGCAAAAGGACGGACAACGGAGAACACAAGAGAGGAGAATAAAGCTCTAAGGGAGGATTTAAGAAACCGTGATCGTATTCTAGCAGAGAAAGACAAATTTATAAAAGAATGCGGTAGGAAGAACGAACAAGAGAACATGGCTCTAAGGCAAAGGATATCAGAACTCTCCCAGACTCTAACAGAAAAAGAGAGTATCGCAGAGGAAAGAGAACAAGAGATTGCAACTCTACAAGAGAAGATAGAAAAGAGCACGCAAACTTTAATAGTGAAAGAACGACTGATCAAGGAGGGCGAGAGGGAGAACATGTCTCTTAGACAGGAACTGTCTGAGGTATCCCAGGCTCTAACAGATAAAAAAAGAGTAGGGGAGGAGGCAGGAAAAGATCTTAAAGGTCTGAGAGAGGTAAACCAAGATCTTGGAGAAAAGATGCTAGAAAAAGAAAGAATGATAGAGAAAatcgaaaaagaaaataaaactctgAGACAGACACTGTCAGAACTAACTCAGTCTTTAACAGAGAAACAGCAAATAGCAGAGGACATAGGAGGAGAAAATAAAGTTCTGAGAGAGAACCTAAGAGACCTTGAACAAGCTCTATCAGAGAAAGAAAGAATAATAAAGGAAGGTGAGAGAAAGAATAAACAGGAGACTATGGATTTGAGACAGAGATTGGCAGAACTGTCCCAGGCTCTAACAGAGAAAGCGAGAGTGGCGGAGGAAGCAGAGAGAGAGATTAAAGCTCTCAGGGAGAAGATAGAAGATCTCAGGCAAGCACAAATAGAAAAAGAGACCATTATCATGGAAAATAATAGAGAGAACAAGGCTCTGAGACAGAAACTGCCAGAGCTATCCCAAGCTCTAACGGAGAAGGAAAGTATAGTGGAAGAAGTGGAAATGGAGATTAAAGCTCTAAGAATAAAGATACAGGACCTTGAACAATGTTTAGTTGAAAAAGAGAGAATGATTAAGGTGGTTGAGAGGGAGAACATGTCTCTTAGGCAGGAATTATCTAAGAAAGAGAGAGTAGAGGTAGAAACAGGAAGAGAGATTAAAGCTCTGAGGGAGAAGATATCAGAATTTATGCATGGTATGTCAGAGAAGGAAGAAGAAATAAAAGCAGGAGAAAGAAAAGATGAGGCTCTGAGAAATAAATTGTCAGAACTTTCCCTGGCTTTAACAGAGAAAGAGAAAACAGCAGAAGACACCAGAGGAGTGAACAAAGCTCTGAGAGAGAATCTGAGTGAGCTGGAACAAGTTCTAGTAGAGAAAGAAATATTAATAAAGGAAGGCGAGACAAAGAATGAACAGGAGAACATGGCTCTGAGACAGAGACTATCAGAACTATCCCAGATTCTAacagagaaagagacagtggtggaagaagaagagagggagattaAAGCTCTTGAGCAGAAGATTAGAGACTTGGAACATGCCCAGATAGAGAAAGAAAGAATGTTTATGGAAAGCCAAATTGAAAATGAGGAATTGAGACAGAGACTTTCAAAGCGATCACAGGCCCTTACAGAAAAGGAGAGCTCAGTGGAGGAAGTGCGGATGGAGATAAACGCTTTAAGACACAAGATACAAGACCTTGAACAAAGCTTAGTTGTGAAAGAAAGAATGATAAAGTTGAGTGAGAAGGAGAACACATCTCTTAGACGGGAATTATCCCAGGCCTTAACAGAGACAGGAAGAGTAGCAGGGGAGTCAGAATCAGAGATTAAAGCTCTGAAAGCTAAGATTTCAGACCTTAGACAGGGCACATTAGAAAAGGAAGAAGCAATAAAAGCAGTAGAGAGAGAGAATAAGCGTCTAAGTCAAAAGGTGACAGACAGTGTACATGTTCTGAAAGAAAATGAAATCTACGAGAATGAGAGAGTGCAAGAGCTTAAAATTCTGGGAGAGGAGATAGGAGTGCTATCCGCTCTTCTTGACTGCAAAGATATCAATGCGGAAGAACACAGGGACCCTGGCTTTTCACCAACAGAAGAAGAGCAAAGAATATCAggagaaataaaaaaactaaGGAAGTGTATTGGCAAGCTTAAACAAGCACTTATAAACAAGGAAAGAATAGAAGAGGAGGAAAAGAGCCAACACAAGGAAGAAAAGGCTGCTCCAAGACAGACTCTGAAAGAACACGAACTGACTGAGGGCCTTAAACAAGTAAAGTTTTCCCAAATCGGAAAATTAGAGCAACAGATAATGGAAGAAGACCAAGAAATTAATGATCCaggacaaaaaatacaaaaacctgTATCTGTATTTGATAAAGGATTGTCAGATGCTGAATTCGGGTTCACAGATTTGAAAAACAAGGATGAAAAGCCAAGTGTCCATAAGAGTAAAAATGGATATGTCAAAGAGGAGAGTAAGGTATCAATGAAAGAGACACATTGGGAGGGGAAGGTTCTGCATCTTGAGAGACTGGAggttgaaaaaagggaggctgcACTTGAAGAAATGCATCTGGAGGTGGACAGTCTGCATCAAGAGAAACGTGAGGCTGAGCAAAGGGAGGAATTATTAATGGCCAAACTCAAAAGGATGGAAACTACCCTGAGGCACACAGAGGCTGAGCAGattgcctggaaggagagagccaGAGAACTAGAAGCAGAGAGATCTTCAAAG GACTTTACCTCTGCACCTGCCCAGGGTGGGATCAGTTTGCAGGGACGACTTGAAGCCCTCCATGGGGCTGTTGCAAGGCTTGAAAATGAGAAGGTTGCTATGGAGAATCGAAACCTGCAGCTGAGTCAGACTTTGCAGAAG GTAGAGAATGAAAGGAGAAACCTCCGCAGGGAGTTGCGTAAGGGAACCAGAATATCATCACAGAATTCTAGTGGATTCCAAACACAGGAG GACACTGAAGACTCCGTTGTGCTGCGGCAGAATTTAGCAGACTTGGAAAGACAG GTGTCCCGCTTACAGTCACAGCTTCATGCTGAACGCGATCATCGATCCAAGTATATACAGCGTTGTTCTCGCACCACCGATGACATCCTTGTCTTACGACAGAATCTAAACCGCTCACTTGCAGCTGTAACCTCAGACCCCCGTCCTCAGGTCCTAGAGACAGAAACTGCTAGACTTAATGAAACTCTGAACCACAGCCTTGGCATTTCCTGA